In the genome of Nocardioides marmoribigeumensis, one region contains:
- a CDS encoding metallophosphoesterase family protein yields the protein MKLDLLLLADTHLPKRAKDLPAQVWDAVAEADVVVHAGDWVEEHLLDELEQRSRRLVGVWGNNDGPALRARLPEVARVELAGVRLAVVHETGDAKGREKRCQEAYGDVDVLVFGHSHIPWDTTTASGLRLLNPGSPTDRRRQPHCTYLTCRAVDGRLDDVELHRLPPRAR from the coding sequence GTGAAACTGGACCTCCTGCTCCTCGCCGACACTCACCTGCCCAAGCGGGCCAAGGACCTCCCCGCGCAGGTGTGGGACGCGGTCGCGGAGGCCGACGTGGTGGTCCACGCCGGCGACTGGGTCGAGGAGCACCTGCTCGACGAGCTCGAGCAGCGCTCGCGGCGGCTGGTCGGCGTGTGGGGCAACAACGACGGCCCCGCGCTGCGCGCCCGTCTGCCGGAGGTCGCCCGGGTCGAGCTGGCCGGCGTACGCCTCGCCGTCGTGCACGAGACCGGCGACGCCAAGGGCCGGGAGAAGCGCTGCCAGGAGGCGTACGGCGACGTCGACGTCCTGGTCTTCGGTCACAGCCACATCCCGTGGGACACCACGACCGCGTCAGGCCTGCGGCTGCTCAACCCCGGCTCGCCCACCGACCGCCGCCGCCAGCCGCACTGCACCTACCTGACCTGCCGGGCCGTGGACGGCCGGCTCGACGACGTCGAGCTGCACCGCCTCCCGCCGCGCGCCCGCTGA